From the genome of SAR324 cluster bacterium:
CGGACGAGGAACATAGGCAGATATGGAACCGTTGTTGATGATGCGACCACCCTGTGGATTCTGACGCCTCATTTGTGCAAAAGCCGCCCTTGCACAGAGGAAGGAACCTGTCAAATTGACATCAACTACTTTGAGCCAGTCCTCGATTGGGGTTTCATCGATGGTTCTTGATGGGCTTCCCATTCCAGCATTATTGAAAAGGACATCAATTCGACCCCACTTCTTAACAACATTTGTAAACGCAGCATCGACAGCTTCAGGTTGACTTACATCACAGGGTAAAACGAGAGCATTCTCTGCCCCTGCTGCGGTTTCATCCAGGAGTTCCTGACGTCTGCCGAGAAGCGAAACTTGGTAACCTTCGGTTAAAAATCGTTGAGCGACTGAACGCCCAACACCGGTCCCAGCCCCGGTAATGATGGCAACTTTGGTACTATTTTTTGAAGACATGGTTTACCTGTAATGAAGTTGAAAAAAATGATGGAACAAGAAATCAGCGGAAGGATTGCCCTGGCCGGAGTAAGTGATCATTTACACAGTTTCTCAACTTGTTATCTTTGAGATATTGAAGAACCGTTTCTACAGATTTTCGTCTTAGGTCTAGCGCACTATCATCGCTGTACCAAGCTGTATGGGGAGTGACGAGAAGTCGTTGTTGAAGCCAAGTTTCGTTGTTTTGAAGAGCCTGCAATAATCTTGGCATCGGATTTGGCGGCTCTGTTGGAAAAACATCGATTGCCGCTGCACGTAGATAGCCATCTTTGAGGACATTATAAACGCCATCTAAATCAAGAATAGGCCCCCTTGCTGTGTTGATCAGAATCGAGTCTTTGGGCAATAACCTTAGCAATTTCTC
Proteins encoded in this window:
- a CDS encoding SDR family NAD(P)-dependent oxidoreductase, which encodes MSSKNSTKVAIITGAGTGVGRSVAQRFLTEGYQVSLLGRRQELLDETAAGAENALVLPCDVSQPEAVDAAFTNVVKKWGRIDVLFNNAGMGSPSRTIDETPIEDWLKVVDVNLTGSFLCARAAFAQMRRQNPQGGRIINNGSISAYVPRPGSAPYTATKHAITGLTRSLSLDGRPFNIACGQVDIGNAATPMTDRMTTGVPQADGSVRIEPRMDVENVATTVLYMAELPLEANVQFVTVMATTMPFIGRG